CACAATGAAGCGGTATCTGGAGTCTTTTGGACGCATCCCACAGTCAATGTGACCGTAGCGTATGACCAAGCTACCCAGACCATCACGGTCACCAATAATTCGGGTCAAGGATTCTGGAACATCTCCATCACAGGTAATTCTGGAGCTGGCAACAGCACTTCTTGTGATGACCTCAGTGTAGTGAACGATGTCAATAATGGTCTTTCTCTGTCCTTGAGCACTTCTCTATGTACCGGAAATGATCAAGGATTCACCATCATGGGCGCAGATGAGACCGGCACTACGACCGGATTCCGAATGGATTTCGTGGCTTATCTCAATCGAGTCAATGCCTATGTGGCGTACTGGTAGGCTCTATCAATTCGTGTATCCGATACTCTTCTCCTTTGAAGGTCCTACGCTGTCATTGCGCACAATGCGGAAGTACCAATAGAATGGAAATACCATAGAGCTGAAGAAGAAGAGTAACAAGACCCAGAGTATCTTATCATTGCTTGTAGCAGACGTATCCTGCAATACATGGATGATGAAGAAGATCATCAGTCCCAATGAGAGCAAGGACATGAAGATGGAGATCCCGACCAAGGCTCCCAAGTGTGGCCAGATATCCTGAAAAGTGGGTTCTACTCCTTGCTGCTCGAATTCCACCATAGCAGGTATGAATGACATGAACATGTAGCCGATAAGGATGGGGACAATGAGAAATCCTAGGAAAGAAAGGATTCCGAGTATGGTCTTCAGGGATTTTGACATGGTTCTAGAACAGAAAGATCAGTCACAATATACAGCCTAGATTCTGATACCGACCATAGAAAGGCCCTTGTATACCACCTGGCGGAGCTCCTTGGATATATTGAACTTCAGGATCATCAGCCCTGCTAAAATGGTCACTATGGTCGAACGATAGACCATGTCTATCCAGATATTCTCTACCCGTGGAAGGAAGTGTCCGATAAGCAAGAGGACCAGTCCCAATGCAATCACAAGGACATGTCTACGATGAAAAGGTTGGAAACTCAGTCGCTTCCAAACGAACAACCATTTCAGGAATTCGAATCCCACGATGCTGATAAAACTCGCCAATGCCGCTCCGGTCAATGCAAGAACTGGAATCATCAGATAGTTCAACATGATGGAAACGATGGCCAATCCAAAAATGAAATAGGTCGTATAGCGGTAATAGGGAGAATAGACCAGGATGACCCCGTTGATCCCTGTGCTGGACTGGACCAAACGGGCCAGACCGATCAATGCAAATACCGGCATGCCGATGGAATAGTCCACCTGCATGAATACAAAGAGGCTTGGTAGATTGATAAATACACCGATCAAGAGGAAACCCACTGTGATCATCTGATTGCGAGAGGTGCTTTCATACAGTTCGGCCGTTTTGTGGTCTTCTCGGTTCTCAGCATACTGGGCCGCCAGTGGTGAGGCTATGGTGCCCAGGCCACGGGTGGGCATCAGGATCGCATTTCCCAGATAGACCATGATAGCGTAGACCCCAGCCATTTCCAAGCTGTTCTGAGCTAAGAGTAGTCCCACCATGAGCACATCGATATTAGAGACCACGGAATTCGAGGCCCCGGCCATCATGCTGAAGAATGAGAAATCCATGGATTCTCTGCGGAAGAGTCTATCTACACGGGCATCCAGACCAAGCTTCAGCAGACCTT
This genomic window from Flavobacteriales bacterium contains:
- a CDS encoding polysaccharide biosynthesis protein, which gives rise to MGLVAKQSVWNTIILYAGVIIGYLNVTIFFPRVIGAEGYGLTRVILSVVFIAQHFALLGTPSMIMRYFPRFKDVKGRGLIPYALVILISGLIIVSGVLLWFQEPIIDIKREQSPLMENFYFLTVPILIFNAFYLFLSNICRVNMNTSLPLFVNDIIFKILTTLLLGLTWWYDWSLDFFLFLWAAAYAMNGLILLVWLLSKGLLKLGLDARVDRLFRRESMDFSFFSMMAGASNSVVSNIDVLMVGLLLAQNSLEMAGVYAIMVYLGNAILMPTRGLGTIASPLAAQYAENREDHKTAELYESTSRNQMITVGFLLIGVFINLPSLFVFMQVDYSIGMPVFALIGLARLVQSSTGINGVILVYSPYYRYTTYFIFGLAIVSIMLNYLMIPVLALTGAALASFISIVGFEFLKWLFVWKRLSFQPFHRRHVLVIALGLVLLLIGHFLPRVENIWIDMVYRSTIVTILAGLMILKFNISKELRQVVYKGLSMVGIRI